The Psychroflexus sp. ALD_RP9 region TTGCAAGTTGAAGTATCATCAATTAAAATATTATTATTGCTTTGGTATGCGTCTGTCTTTTGTGCAATTTTATCTACATAAACTTTACCGTTAAAAACACCAACTGATTTATCAGAAAAAATTCCTTTGTAATCTTGATGACTTTCGCAATTAGGCTGTTGATGATGAACAAGTGTGTTATGATCTACATGTTGTTTATCCTCTAAAATAGTGACACCTTTTAAGATAGAGTTGATATTTTCACCATTTTGGTAAAAGTTTAAATTATTACGAGTTAATTTACCTCCTAATGAAAAGGTGTGAACAGAAGCAACGCTATCACGATCTTGCTTAACGTATGTACTATCAATTAATGAAGCCGAGGTTTTATCATTTTGAATTTTATAATAATCTACATTTGCATTTTTACCCACAAAAACTTCAGTTACTGAATTAGTTAAAACAGCATTATCAGTTAAGCTTTGATGACGTTCAATAATTTGAAGTTGCGAACCATCTTCAGCAATAATCAAATTACGAGGTTGAACCATTAGTGCAGTTTCACTTCCCGTAGAGAAATTAATAATCTGTACAGGTTTTTCTGCAGCTACATTTTTGGGAACACGAATGTATGCGCCTTCACGCGTGAAGGCCGTGTTTAGTGAAACCAAACTATCTTCTGGAGTGGCTTTGTTAAAATAAGTATCGATTATAGATTTATACTTTGCTTTATTTAATGCAGACGACATTAAACAAGCGTCGAATTTATCATGTGTTGTGCTTGATAAATGACTAGAATAAATACCATCTACAAATACAATAGTGTAAGTATCGATATCATGAATAAAATATTTTTTGACATCTTTGTAGTCTAAGGCAAATTCTTTTTTAGGAAAAATGCTATAATCTTCTTTTAAAACAGATTTTAAAGAAGTGTATTTCCAAGCCTCATCTTTTTTTGTAGGAAATCCTCTATTTTCAAAATATTTTATAGCGGAATCACGTTGAGTATGAATATCGTTTTCTAAGTCGATGTTTTCTTCAAAAGCTAAAAAAGATGATATGAGTTTATCTTTTAATGACATAATTGTACTTAATTTATTAAACCTTAGCTGTAGATTCTTCTTTTAACCAGTCGTAGCCGCGTTCTTCAAGCTCTTTTGCAAGCTCTTTATCACCGGTTTTTACAATTTTACCATCTAGTAATACATGAACAACATCTGGAACAATATAGTCAAGTAAACGTTGGTAATGTGTAATGACTAAAGTTGCATTTTCATTAGTTCTAAGCCTATTAACACCTTCAGAAACAATACGTAAAGCATCTATATCAAGACCTGAATCGGTTTCATCAAGAATTGCTAATTTTGGTTCAAGCATAGCCATTTGAAAAATCTCGTTACGCTTTTTCTCACCACCTGAAAAACCATCATTTAACGAACGCGATAAAAACTTACGATCCATCTCTAATAAAGCAGATTTTTCTCTAATTTTTTTCAACATTTCGTTAGCTGGCATATCTTCTTGCCCTCGTGACTTTCTAACTTGATTAATTGAAGTTTTAATGAAGTTTGTAACACTCACACCTGGAATTTCAACTGGGTACTGAAATGATAAGAATATACCTTTATGAGCACGCTCATCTGGAGACAGCTCAGAAATATTCGACTTTTCAAATAAAATATCTCCCTCAGTTACCTCAAAATCTTCATTGCCGGCGATTACCGAAGCTAATGTACTCTTACCAGAACCATTTGACCCCATAATAGCATGTACTTCACCTGGATTAATTTCAAGATTAATCCCTTTTAATATCTCTTCGCCTTCAACGCTGGCGTGTAAATTTTTTATCTTTAACATATTACTGCGTTTGTAGTTGTATTTGGTTTGATTTTGGAGCATTAACTTCAACTATATCTTTAATTTCAAGCCATTGCTGCCATGTATCTTTTGAATCTTTTTCAATAATTTCTCCTGTTAAAATCACTGGAAACATATCGTATTTGTCTGTTTTAAGCGCATTTGTCTTTTCAATTAACGCTTGTGCTTTACTATCTAGAACAACTCCATAAATAAAATCACTTCCCTTTAAAACAGCTGAACTATCAACATAAATAAATTCACCTTTAATTAAATCTTCAGCTTTGTATATTTTAGTTTTAGCTGAAGTTGAAGTATTTTCGGTCTTGCCTTTAGTTTTAGTTGAAGATTGACAAGCAACTAAACTTAAAAGAATAATTAATAGGCTTAAAACAGATTTCATATATCAATTATATTTAACCAACTGAACCTTCAAGTGAAATTTCAAGTAATTTTTGAGCTTCCACAGCAAATTCCATTGGTAATTTATTTAATACTTCTTTGCTAAATCCATTTACAATTAGAGCTATCGCTTTTTCAGTATCAATACCGCGTTGGTTACAATAAAATATTTGATCTTCGCCAATTTTACTTGTTGTAGCTTCGTGCTCTATTTGAGCTGTTTTGTTTTTAGCTTCTATATATGGAAAAGTATGAGCTCCACACTTATTACCCATTAATAAGGAATCACATTGTGAAAAATTACGGGCATTTTCAGCTCGTTTATTCACTTGTACAAGTCCGCGATATGAATTTTGAGATTGTCCCGCAGATATACCTTTTGAAATAATGGTACTTTTAGTGTTTTTGCCAAGATGCACCATCTTAGTTCCTGTATCGGCTTGTTGAAAATTATTGGTAACTGCAATAGAGTAAAATTCTCCTACTGAATTATCTCCTTTTAAAACACAGCTGGGATACTTCCAGGTTACTGCAGAGCCAGTTTCAACTTGTGTCCAACTTATTTTAGCATTTTTTTCGCAAAGACCTCTTTTGGTAACAAAATTAAATACACCACCTTTACCTTCTTTATTTCCTGGAAACCAGTTTTGAACTGTACTATATTTTATTTCAGCATTGTCTAAAGCTACTAATTCTACAACAGCTGCATGTAACTGATTTTCATCTCGCATTGGCGCTGTACAACCTTCAAGGTAACTCACATAACTTGATTCTTCAGCAATAACCAAAGTACGCTCAAACTGACCTGTACCTGCTTGATTGATTCTAAAATAAGTAGAAAGCTCCATCGGACATCTCACACCTTTTGGAATATAACAAAATGAACCATCGCTAAAAACAGCAGAATTTAAAGCTGCAAAAAAGTTATCTTTTGGTGGAACAACACTACCTATATATTTTTTAACAAGTTCTGGATGCTCAGAAATCGCTTCAGAGATGGAGCAAAAAATAATACCTTTTTCAGCTAAGTTTTTTTTGAAGGTGGTGGCAACTGAAACTGAATCCATGACAACATCTACTGCCACACCTGCTAATTTTTTTTGTTCATCGAGTGAAATTCCGAGCTTGTTGAAAGTATCTAACAATTCTGGATCAACTTCATCTAAACTTTCGTATTTAGGCTTCTTATTGGGTGCCGAATAATAAGAAATATTTTGGTAATCTGGCTTTTCATAACCTACATTTGCCCAATCAGGTTCAGTCATCGTCTTCCAGTGCCTATAGGCTTCTAAACGCCATTCAGTCATCCAGTCTGGTTCGTTTTTACGTTTAGATATAGCTATTACAATATCTTCATTTAAACCTGGCGGCAATGTATCAGATTCTATATCTGTATAAAAGCCATATTCATACTCTTTATCTTTTAACTCTTGTTCTAATTCATGTTCTGTGTACGCCATAATATAAGCTTTTAGAGTGAAAAACTTTCGCCACAACCGCATGTGCGTTGGGCATTAGGGTTGTTAAAAACAAACCCTTTACCATTTAAACCACCTGAATATTCTAAAGTGGTTCCGACAAGGTATAAAAAGCTACTTTTGTTCACGACAATTTTTACGCCGTTATCCTCAAATATTTTATCGGTATCTTGATTATTTTGGTCAAAATTAAGATCGTAAGATAAACCTGAACATCCGCCACTTTTCACACCAACTCTCACAAAGTGATCATCTGTATTATAGCCTTCTTCAGCCATAAGCGAGATGAGTTTTTGTTTTGCTGATTCACTTACTTTAATCATTTGTTTTTAGATTAATTCTAATTAATTTACAAATATACGTTTTGAAGAATTAATTGCAACATGCATTAACAATATTATTACTTATGTAAAAGTCTCAATATTTTAATTAATCTTCATCTTCAATAGCACTCCAACCTCTTGCTTTCATAGGGATTTTCGTGTTCATTCTAGAGATTAAATGAATACCATCAGAGGCATCACACATATGGCCAATTACGCTTAAATGAGGATTTGATTTAATCTTATCAAAATCATTTTGATTTATCGTGAATAGAAGCTCATAATCTTCGCCACCATTTAAAACAACGGTTGTACTATCTAA contains the following coding sequences:
- the sufD gene encoding Fe-S cluster assembly protein SufD, which codes for MSLKDKLISSFLAFEENIDLENDIHTQRDSAIKYFENRGFPTKKDEAWKYTSLKSVLKEDYSIFPKKEFALDYKDVKKYFIHDIDTYTIVFVDGIYSSHLSSTTHDKFDACLMSSALNKAKYKSIIDTYFNKATPEDSLVSLNTAFTREGAYIRVPKNVAAEKPVQIINFSTGSETALMVQPRNLIIAEDGSQLQIIERHQSLTDNAVLTNSVTEVFVGKNANVDYYKIQNDKTSASLIDSTYVKQDRDSVASVHTFSLGGKLTRNNLNFYQNGENINSILKGVTILEDKQHVDHNTLVHHQQPNCESHQDYKGIFSDKSVGVFNGKVYVDKIAQKTDAYQSNNNILIDDTSTCNSKPQLEIFADDVKCSHGCTIGQLDNEALYYLQTRGIPYKEARALLMFAFANNVLDSVKIPEIKKRITKQIALKIGVELGFDL
- the sufC gene encoding Fe-S cluster assembly ATPase SufC codes for the protein MLKIKNLHASVEGEEILKGINLEINPGEVHAIMGSNGSGKSTLASVIAGNEDFEVTEGDILFEKSNISELSPDERAHKGIFLSFQYPVEIPGVSVTNFIKTSINQVRKSRGQEDMPANEMLKKIREKSALLEMDRKFLSRSLNDGFSGGEKKRNEIFQMAMLEPKLAILDETDSGLDIDALRIVSEGVNRLRTNENATLVITHYQRLLDYIVPDVVHVLLDGKIVKTGDKELAKELEERGYDWLKEESTAKV
- the sufB gene encoding Fe-S cluster assembly protein SufB, yielding MAYTEHELEQELKDKEYEYGFYTDIESDTLPPGLNEDIVIAISKRKNEPDWMTEWRLEAYRHWKTMTEPDWANVGYEKPDYQNISYYSAPNKKPKYESLDEVDPELLDTFNKLGISLDEQKKLAGVAVDVVMDSVSVATTFKKNLAEKGIIFCSISEAISEHPELVKKYIGSVVPPKDNFFAALNSAVFSDGSFCYIPKGVRCPMELSTYFRINQAGTGQFERTLVIAEESSYVSYLEGCTAPMRDENQLHAAVVELVALDNAEIKYSTVQNWFPGNKEGKGGVFNFVTKRGLCEKNAKISWTQVETGSAVTWKYPSCVLKGDNSVGEFYSIAVTNNFQQADTGTKMVHLGKNTKSTIISKGISAGQSQNSYRGLVQVNKRAENARNFSQCDSLLMGNKCGAHTFPYIEAKNKTAQIEHEATTSKIGEDQIFYCNQRGIDTEKAIALIVNGFSKEVLNKLPMEFAVEAQKLLEISLEGSVG
- a CDS encoding HesB/IscA family protein, with protein sequence MIKVSESAKQKLISLMAEEGYNTDDHFVRVGVKSGGCSGLSYDLNFDQNNQDTDKIFEDNGVKIVVNKSSFLYLVGTTLEYSGGLNGKGFVFNNPNAQRTCGCGESFSL